ccgaggtaccctaggacatttccgagaccagtgggaacgatcttgtaatggaatcccatcagagggaggcatcgagccctcggaccccgtcgacaggggaccaggtccggcagatcacccgcaggtacttttgggtgcgcctctgggcctctagccgacccctagcgaatggggcacggacgtccgctcggattacccgccagcagctcaccggagacaccatgttctgcgcccaccgagggcaacatggcgctttcccctccccccctcctccttgcggaaaggcgacacaggggcgtatgtaaaaaagtcgagtctgtccctgaccgtcctctcgccctgtgcagaggctcgggggctgctctcgcaaacccggctccggccaaaccgttgacagcgtcaacataccagcccgagaacttgggacccgaccgtgcacccgggctacggccagctcgcatgagggaacgaccagaccagccgaagcattacgcgaggcattaagacctcgaaggagtcaaaccactccttcgaggcctcgggggctacacccggcgggtgcgctcgcacgcacccactggaacaaaatgcaaccgagaaaggctggtccccttgcaaaaaagtgcgacaaaagcctccaagcgagtgctaacactcccttcgaggctcgggggctactgtcggggaccataattaggggtaccctcaagactcctaattctcagctggtaacccccgtcagcataaagttgcaaaggcctgatgggtgcgattaagtcagggattggtccattcgagggactcaatcacgcctcgcccgagcctagcctcggacaagggcagccgaccccggaggatctccgtctcgcccgaggcccccctccagcggcgaacatacttccggctcgcccgaggccctgtcttcgccaagaagcaaccctgaccaaatcgccgcgccgaccgaccaaatcgcaggagcatttaatgcaaaggtggcctgacacctttatcctgacgcgcgcccttcagtcgacagagccgaagtgaccgccgtcactttgccgctccactgaccgacctgacagaaggacagcgccgcctgcgccgcaccgactgcagtgccacttgacagagtaaggctgacaggcagtcaggcccaacctcaggcaccataggaaactccgctctgcccgactcagggctcggacttgggctcagccccagaagacgacgaaatccgcatttcccgacccagggctcggacttgggctaagcccctgatGTAATACTCAAAATCATATACAAAGAATATAGAGAGGTCTCCTCAATTTTATgtacctcatttgcatcataaaaaaaaCAAATACAAAACTTAGAGAttaattcaaacaaatgataaacaaaaatgcatcatgttgaagttttatatgtttgtgcattaaataaaataataaggatgaTGATAATAAAAAAAATAATTCTAAAGGATGGAGTTTAACCCTAAATTGAAATTTGGGGTTTTGAACAAAATGAGGAAAAGAGAAGGAATATGAAAACATAAataatatatttaaataaatattctcaaacttaatacttttaattgcacaaatatggTTGGAGAATGATGAgtcaaagtttgaatttaaatggaGATTTAAATTGAGACTCAAATAAGAggaaaaaggaatagaaaaaaaaagaataaaacaaaaacCACCCTAAATGGGCCTCCCGACTCACTTCTAGCCCACCAAggaatccccccccccccccgcgcgcggccCAAACTCATCAGACCGGCGCTAGTAGGTAGGGCTGGTCTGTCAGCCACTTGCGCGCGGAACGTGGGGAAAgtgcgccgacaggtgggccccGCTCGCCCGTTGCTCAAACGCTCCGCGTTCCACTGCCTGACCCGATGGGACCACCtgtctgcgtctcctttcctctccgCATTTGCTGGTTCGTGGGACCCGCTGCGCATTGACTTCATCTACGCTCGACGCCATGACGCAAACCTGGGCGCCGTCAACCGCGCGAACCGCGATGAACAGAAATCGTTGCAACCACCCGGGCGCCATGCACGGACGGTCACCTCGCCAGTGGTTTAAGTCGTGCCGTGCCGCCGCATTACCCTTCCCCTGTTTGTCCAGTACGTCCAGAAGGAGAAGAGAAAGCCTCGTCGCCATTGCGCTCGACGCTGTCGGTGAGAGAGAAGAGAGGTGAGGGCAGTACTCCGGTGCGGACATCGGAGCTCGAGGGAGCGCGCGGGCGGAATCAGAAGGGGGCGTGCCTCGGTGACTctccgtgccgtcaatggggattCATCCGGGACATCCGTGCGGTGGTACGGGCGACCGTGGGGAGAAGGCGCGAGCTCGGGTCTGCACGGCTTGAAGTTTCACCATGGTGAGTTTTCCTTCCCTACCTGTTGGTCATGGTCACGTATGGTTCGAGCGGGATCGTCCGGGCGGAAGTTAGGGCTCGGATGGCGAGCACGGAACTGCTCGCTGGTGCGGCTATGGTGTTCGGCCGTGGGGGACTAGCTGGGAAAGaaaagagagaagagagaggggaCCAGTGAGGTTGAAGACGATCTTTGGGGCGTGGATTTCAGGATTAACGGCTTAGATTGAAGGTACCTGCCGGTTGGATCCTAACCCTTGGATCGTGATCGCATGGCTCAGATTGGTTTGGGTATCATAAAATCGAGAGCGTTCAAATAACATCCGATGGTCGGCGTTGCATACCGTTTCGTTATAAGATACGATCTAATCCCCATCGTCCGCTGTCGATCCGACGTCTCAGATTGGCAGATACCCTTTCGCTCAGACACAATTGCATAAGGACCCCCGAGAGAAacagaaatcaacccgccgtccttgcGCCAGTAGTCTGAGTCTCGGTAATCTTTATAGTTTAGTCCCTGCACTTCCCAGAAAATGATGCCTAGTCCAGATAATTAATGAAACCAGGAAAATCAGTTAGAAAGTAGTTTTTAATACATATTtaaatgcagaaacttgtttaaattgtagaaaattcatataaactccaaattgatccattccagttccaaaatttttataatattattttctaaccattagtgcctctgttttggcatgaaaggctcatttaaatttatctaatacttaatcttgtattaaatacataaaagctacagaaattcataacttgaaatctataactccaattttagtgattccagttcctatgatctcattttaattctagtttattactgtatatcctatttgcatgtttgatgtgatgttaatttatgctatgttatgtatgtattgtgttgatgcgagtagacgagcaggccactgtggaatctgaggttcaacaagtagaagtagctgagcaggagctcattgaaggcaagttgtgcccttgatcacttacttttcccagccatgttcttattaattataatgatctgcataggataattttgatgggacccaataggttaccctagttttggctatctttataccttgtttaccactgaaatatttctttgggtagtacctgctattgctttatgtgggtttgggtatgaagatactttattcataattactcttttattctcttttattattactgttcatgttaagatcattatgttaatgggaacatggagcgaccaccagggaaaacagtgctaccacaagggtataatgggacgcccttggctgattaactaggaaagctagtggaggtcttccttacccgaaaggggcaagggcagtaggggagtggtcagtgtagggaggtccttgggttgattttgctgcgatggcggtcaggcaagaaccctgcattggagcttcctataaactgtagcgggatttctgaagctagtggaactttgtaaaggcctcgtagtgttaccctgcctcgcctcctcggtagaggtgtatgggattggccatctcttggcagatgggtaacatgacttgtgggtaaagatgcgcaacctctgcagagtgtaaaactggtatactagccgtgctcacggtcatgagcggctcggaccctcacatgattaattatggaacttaaattcaatttgatatttgcatcgcatttgggattattttactattactgttctttattattattaaggtttggtatttacttacacttagtaattgctaataaaattttgaccaacttataaaagcaatgctcagcctcagcctttatttcattgatcagccttacactacatgaactcccacctttggtgagttcatgccacattattccccacgacttgttgagctatgaacgtatgtgagctcactcttgctgtctcacacccccccacaggagaagaacaggtggtcgaagaggagccgcctaacactgaggagttcgatctgatctaggtggcgtttctcagttgacattggcgccaacgatccttagttcgttttatgtttattcttttattttgtattaagtcttccgctatgtaataaatactctgatgttttatgacatttatctctatatactctgttattatatatgttgtcttcctggcgcatgtatgagatgcacctggctttgttccttaaagccgggtgtgacacctgaagacgacgaactccgctccgcccgacccagggctcggacttgggctaagccccagaagacgacgaactccgctccgcccgacccagggctcggactttggctaagccccggaagacgacgaactctgctccgcccgacccagggctcggacttgggctaagccccagaagacggcgaactctgctttgcccgacccagggctcggacttgggctcagccccagaagacgacgaactccgctccgcccgacccagggctcggacttgggctcagccccagaagacgacgaacaccgcttcgcctgaccccagggctcggactcagccctggcctcagccgacggtctccgcctcgcccaacccaggggctcggactcgaccacggccacggaagacagactcgacctcgacctcggaggagcctccacatcgcccaacctagggcgctgaccgaccacgtcgataggaagcgccatcattaccctaccccaagccgactcaggctacggggaacaagaccggcgtcccatctggctcgctacgccagataggcaatgatggcgccccgcacgcttcctgacgacggcggctctcagcccccttacggaagcaagaggacgtcagcaaggactcgatagctctgacagctgtccctccgccaggctccagcgctcctccgacggccatgacatcacacgaaccgggcgccaaaacctctccggccgccacgatggcgtgtacttagggcgctagctctcctccgctagacacgtagcactctgctacaccccccattgtacacctggatcctctccttactcctataaaaggaagcaccagggccctcttagagagggttggccgcgcggggacgaggacgagacaggcgctcgcgtgaggccgctcgctccctctcccgcgtggacgcttgtaaccccctactgcaagcgcacccgacctgggcgcgggacgaacacgaaggccgcgggatttccacctctctcacgccggactccggccacctttctccccccttcgcgctcggcctcgcgctgacccatctgggctggggcacgcggcgacattcactcgtcggcccagggaccccccggtctcgaaacgccgacaataataaaaaaatagttgctatggaattgaagtgttcagatagtgttacctgaggagggcgaaaagcgggcaagttcatatcagggccgagtcgagtagtcatttcctgcaaatggatgaaactttagaatcgcaacattatactttgaattcaatgacatgtgatgagatagacgaattacctgaaaataagaagtcaTACACTGTgtcagctgtccgacctgctcctgcgctgctcgagcctgctgttgtgctgctcgagcctgctcctgtgctgcccgagtctcctcctccagatgagcctctcgagcagacctggaggagcgagaactccctgccaaagacgatgccttcccttgacctattgtcctgttatactccataacgccggtgccaaaggcaaacctgcatgatacacatagttgagccattaagtggacacattcttgttaatgaaattgtcgaatcaaacacaaacacctcacttgccatgctttctacccccaccactatggtacaacgccgaggcatctaagtccgaATGCATctagtcgaagtcaggcccatggcgtttgagtcatttcctcctcatatgcattctgcaaagaaagttagagttggagttagacacaaaacatgcaatttaataagtaaatacaaacttgtttaccattttcttccTTGCCGCCTCGCaacatagcacatcagggttcgccagatcagggccacggtgaccacggacgtaaacctccataaaacctggagcaactccactttcagcttcctgcatgaaaaagaagagttaaaccatagaaatttcatagatgtaacatacaagtttgatttatatacttaccatgcggcgtgcggtaccaaggtgtccatcggcgccgtatcTGTGCCCCGgttcttcagtgccacggttggcacggtgcttctgggactctacaatccactcaggcgacgcccatctcttagccaaccacctccaggcttccatgtccttcgcaagccaatccacaacgctctccaagtactgctcctctgtgaggtagatctcattggccccttttGATTTGCTCatgttctgcccctttatcttcttgtagtagtagttgacggccgcgatgcgagcattgtacatggcatccttgatgaccttatcagcgcactttcgaaagtgcctcttcacatgtgcccactgagcctgatcctcctcgatctcattcggcaattggaacctctccTACATATCAACGGAgatgttaagttaaagtaagattaggagaagcaataattcagtgaatttcttatatacgaaagtaaactcacccagaactcgtcccacacagccacccagAACTAGTTTAAAGTAGTCTTATATTAAAACATCGATTAACAATGAAAACCATAAAAATACATAATAAAATTATAATATGCATATTTTAAATTTTAGGAGGGGTTTTAATAGGGTTCTATGGGCTCAAGAACAATAGGGGGCTTGAGTCTTACCCACTCCACTACTATAACCATCCCTAACTATATAAAGTTGTTTACATGGGTCGTTGTCGATTTCTTGTGGCCAAAGACCCATTAAGGAAAAAGTGAGCATTAGAATAGGCAACATGACCATCGTGTTAAGGCCAATTTCACCGACATAACAATCTTGTATTTCAGATGGTATATAACTTAAGTGTAGTGTTTGGGAAGATTTCTGGTTGACAACCTACTCTGAATAATGATGAAAGACATCAATGTGGTACAATAAGTCAATATTTAGACATATACCTTAGTAGAAAATTTTAGATGTCTACCACGCAATCTACATAATGCACCTCACAAAGGACATTTGTGTTAACATACTTGGTTTCTTAGGCAGGTATGGGAAGGACAATGATACACTAAAATCATGAGAGGACTTGAAAGCTATAAAACAAAAAGGGCCTGCATCCAAAAGAGAGGGATGGAGGAAAACATTATCTAGGTCCCGCTAATTATACTCCTAGCAAGAAAGAAGATGCCCATGTTTGAATGCTTGAATAATATCAAAGGTCTAGTTGGCTACTCCACTAATGTAAACATGTTCATAAATATTAAGGAGAAGAAATTTATGTGCATAAAGTTTTATAACTCTCATGTGTTGACACAATTGCTTCCAGTTGTGTTGAGGGGTGTCCTTCCAAATAATGTTACAAGAATAATCATAAAGCTATGCGCTTTATTGAATGCAGTGTTATAGAAGGTAATCGATCCATCCAGCCTAGATAATTTACAAAACGACATTATGTAATACCTGGTCAATTGTGAGCTAATATTTCCTCAGTTGTTCTTTGACATTATGACACATCTCATGGTTCACATTGTCAAAGAGATTGATATTCTTGGACATGTGTTTCTACATAATATATTCCCTCCAATCTAGAGCATGTAACGACTTCAACGCTCTCTCATGATGATCATAGGGAAGTTGTGCATTGTTGGCATACATCTTGTTCATAATGGACTGGAACCGAGAAAACATTATATCAATGGTCTCTCCAGCCAACTGCACAAAGTTCTTGTACTCTCGTTGGTACATCTCAAACAGTCTGGTCTTTACATGATTGTTTCCCTCATGGAATCTCTCAAGGGTGTACCAGATCTAGTGAGCCATAGCCAAATATCCAACTCGCTCAAACTCAGCAAGCAAGAGGCATCAGAACAAAGTGTTGCGAGTTTGTCATTCGAATCATGGAATTCCATCTCAATTCGAGTGATCCAAGCACTCTCAGCGTCGAAAGCAGCATCGAGACAGATTTCCCAAACACGGCACCCAATACTTTGAAGATATGCTGACATGCGGATCTTCAAGTATGGGTAGTTTGTCCCATCAAAGAACGGAGGTTTGCCAACACCTCGTTCCATGTCGCCTTCGTGGATTTCAGACCGCTTATGGTAAAAAATCTTTaaccggctttgataccaattgaaggaccgGTGAGATGGCCAAAGGGGTGAATGGGATCCAATCAATTTTTTGTTGTTAAACACTGATATTGAGCACTTCACTTCAATTGAGATGAAGAAAATGCTCAAACCAAAAGCACACTAGCAAAACCAGTGATCTCATGATATCAAATGTTTCTAAGGCTCACACGAGACCAGAAAAAATAAACGGATCGCAAATCAGACACTGAATCGTCTGAATCGGTCCAAAATCGTTTCGCTATCTAGTGCTGATTTCAGCAGCTCAAAAATTCAGTTTTTAAATGCAAAACTGAACCAAACGAACTCCAATTGAGATTAAATTTTACACACACCTTGGAAAATGTGTTTCCAAGGTCTCCATAAATATTGAGCTCAATCGGATTTGTAAATCAATCTCAAATTTGAAAATACAGTCAGAATCGGGTTTTGTTGTGGTTTTCTCAACCGAACACAAAATAGGATCAACTCGGATCACAACCAAGAACTGCAACGACTAGATGTACGCAATGATCCAAAGATTTTATCTTCCCACAAATCAATCCCCAGTAGCACCCAAACAACAAGCACTCGAAGGCTGTTCACAAATCCACAAGAGAGTAGAGGAAAGAACACAAGAGCAACGAGACTCAAGATTTCAGCAAAAAAAAAAACTGAGGTTGAGAGCCAACCAAAGCCATGGGCGGAACCGACCACCCTTCCTCAGATTAATCGATGAAGATAACAAAACACAGACGTGAAGGTTCAAAGCATCTGTGGATCTCGAGCTATACTAGGAAATGAAAGCTAGGATTTTCTAAAACAAGAGACTAATGTGTAAGCCAAAGAGATGGTTGAAACAACCAGtccacccttctatttatagagggttattactacttcctaaactacccctagatacatagagcctatccacttaGCCGGGGGCGAAATAGACCAACTCCTGGGATTTTGATTTGACGGCCACGCGCTCCACAcgaagttgcttcgccttgacaCACCCTTTGCGATGACGCCACGTGCTGCCTCCGATTCCCGCCGGAACCGCCACCGCCGAGTTTTGAGGTCAAACTCGGTCAAAAAACCGCTGTCCATAACGCTAGGTATTTTTTCGAGGATCAACCACCAAACCACCGCGAGTAGCGCACCGCATGCGCGCCCCCACGTCCTGGACACTTGTCCCACTAGTCTTCGACTGCGCCGGCAACATGACCCGCTCCACCACGTCCTGACGTGAGTGTGTGTCTtaggtgtcagccaccacggCTAGTCACCCGACGACTCTGGTCCCTCGGTCAAGTCCCAGCGCTCGACATTCACCGCTCTTGGTCCATCGACACGAACCCACATGACCTCACCTTCGCCATCGACCACCGTACTTGTGCTCCACACCTACACACCACAAGCATGgacatggttgcacaacacaTAATCTCACGCCTTGGTCAGTCCACAACTCAACCCAAGACGCTACCCGTTAATAATCACTTATCATCAACCcaaaccacaagggacaagtcattcTTGTGTTCGCAATCTTCAGCAAATTTTTTAGCTCTAGCTTTTTAGCAACATCCGAATACGCCATAATGACGAGCTCATCACCCTTTCCTTCTCCGGCCATTCGCAAAGCTACGAAGGAAGCATACTATGAAGTTTTACGAGAAAAAATGAGCTAAAGAAAGCTTTAGAGGCAAATAACATGGCAACAACAGAATGACAAGGAGCAATGAATGTCGTACTTAGTTATCAGGGTATCGACTCATTCTATATGGAGAGGGCACAAAATCTGAGGATTCACATGCAGTCATCCACTGCAAAGTGACCCCCTAAGCCAGACATTTGTGAAAGCGTATTTTTAAGAATTCGTTTTCGGTAACGAGCtccgggaaggtgtttttcagatcTTCGGCACGAGGTCTCTGTTTATTATGCGGTCTAAACTCGTTATGAAGAACGAACTAATACCGCAAGAGGCTACTGTCGGGGTCATCTCCTACCGAAGCTCCTCAAAACAATAATATATACATATCTGGATGGTTTTTAAGTTTGTTTCGGGACCTTCGAAGCAGTGATGAAACTAACCTTCGTACGAAAGTGTCCAATTAAACAGTGTACCCATAGAAGCAAAgctaggaagcttcgactctggtCCGGATGTGTGTTAATAAGCCAATGAAGACGAAGGAGAGAAGCTCGACACCTTATTAAACATGTCCGCGAATGAAAAGACGACACCCCTGGAGGATTATGTGGTTTCAGTGTATAAGGCCTGAGGACATATTTGTAATTTTATATAGAATTGTACTACGACTCTCCATTATAAATTGAGCTACCATCCCATGGAGAGGGATACTTTTTGTATTTCTAGAGGAAAAGACGTGAGAAACCGGAATCGCTACCTCCGAAGTTGTACCTTCGTGCTCTTACCTTAACCCTCGAATGTATCCTtgtattgtttatcacttagaaGAGATAATAAAGAGACAAGGCCAAAATTATCTTCTTACGCTCTTACTTCGTTTTATTACATGGAAAATTTTCATTATGTCTACCTTTTCTTCTCCCTGTCTATTCATCTAATAGAATGTGGGAATGAAGGTCTTTTTCCTTAATTGTGTTTTTCTGTTTTAGTGATCTCTAGGAATCAAAACAAATGACCAACATTATGTAACATTCTcagatgatatatatatataggctAAAACTTAGTTCCATTATTTAAAAAAACAGAGCATCCTAGCTACAACGCTAGAGAATCCTGCAGCATCGGTCCCTTTACAGAAACAGTGAGAGACGGGCAACGAAATGCGAACGGACTACACGTGACGACCTGGATTCATGGAGAATGAGGAGGCTGTGAGGCCGACGACGACAGATGATCGTCTCCGAGCAGCAGGGACTTGACAATGATGTCAGCCATCCCCTCGGCGATCGGGAAGAGATGTCCCGACTTGGGGAGCTCGTGGTAGACGACCCACGGCAGCTTCTGGCTGATGTACCTGGACAGGCTGACCGGCACGATGAGGTCCTCGGCGCCGTGCCACAGGTGCACCTTCCCCGCCCCCTGGCCAtcgtcggcgtcggcgtcggcgaACGGGTTCTCCAGCTGCAGCGGGCTCCAGCTCCACTTGCCGAACCCGACCATCATGTCCCGGTGCAGGCACTCGTGCTCCCCCTGTTGCCTGATCTGCGGCTGCAAGCAAAACCACACATCGCGCggcgaaaagaaaaaaaaaaccccCGTGAACAAGCTTGCGGCGCACAAGAATTTCATGCCGGCAATGCGCGAGATCGACGACGTTGTACCATGTAGGCTCTATAGCCAAACTTGGCCATGAGCATCTCGTCCTCTTGGGACAGGAGGGCAGGGTTGTAGGCGATGACGCTGGAGGCCGGGAAGAGCTTCTGGGTGTTCCACCAGTAGGTGAGCCACGGCAGGTGATGCGCGACCCAGACCGCCCACTGGTCCCGAGGGAGCTGCTGGTACCAGGCGTCCCGCGACACGTTCGACGGCAAGCCGGGCCACCAGTAGTTGCCTACGGGGCCGAGAATGGCCACGCCGGAGAGCCTGCGCGGCAAGACCAATGTTcaggcttgctgctgttgctgattTGGTTGTCCAGGTTGGTGCTACCTGTGTGGGATGTACTTGAGGCAGCTCCACATGATCTCGCCGCCCATGGAGAAGCCAGCAAGGTAGAACTTGCGACCCAGCTGCAGGTTGTCGGCGAGCTCGGCGATGTCGAGGGCGATGCTCTCCTCGGTCCTGGCCGGGTGCGGGTCGCTCTCGGCGTACCCGGGGCGATCGAAGGACAACATGTAAACGCCCAGCTCTTGCGCAAGCTCCTGCACCCACACCAGTTTCACCAATTCAGCGAAACACATCCAATATCTATCACACAGAAACACAAAAAACAGTAGCTAAAGGTAAAAACAAAGCGCGTGCCGTGGAGATCGGAAGCGCGTCGTGTCTGCAGGAGTCGAACCCATGGACAAAGACGAGCCTGTGCTTGGCCTTCTCCCTCGGGACGCCGGTTTCCAGATAGGCCAGGTACCTGCCGTCGCTGAGCCTCGTCCTGGTCGCCGTCACCGGCGGGCCGCCCGGCGTGCCGGGGATCTTGGGCGGTAGCGGCTGAATCTGCCTGTACAGCAGCGCCGACGACAGACATGTAAGCAGCGCTAGGATGAGCTTCCTTGCCGTTCCTGCGAGCGGA
This portion of the Zea mays cultivar B73 chromosome 2, Zm-B73-REFERENCE-NAM-5.0, whole genome shotgun sequence genome encodes:
- the LOC100280362 gene encoding uncharacterized protein isoform X2 — encoded protein: MFRLARTARKLILALLTCLSSALLYRQIQPLPPKIPGTPGGPPVTATRTRLSDGRYLAYLETGVPREKAKHRLVFVHGFDSCRHDALPISTELAQELGVYMLSFDRPGYAESDPHPARTEESIALDIAELADNLQLGRKFYLAGFSMGGEIMWSCLKYIPHRLSGVAILGPVGNYWWPGLPSNVSRDAWYQQLPRDQWAVWVAHHLPWLTYWWNTQKLFPASSVIAYNPALLSQEDEMLMAKFGYRAYMPQIRQQGEHECLHRDMMVGFGKWSWSPLQLENPFADADADDGQGAGKVHLWHGAEDLIVPVSLSRYISQKLPWVVYHELPKSGHLFPIAEGMADIIVKSLLLGDDHLSSSASQPPHSP
- the LOC100280362 gene encoding uncharacterized protein LOC100280362, whose product is MAVSGEKPPPPPPPATASGGTARKLILALLTCLSSALLYRQIQPLPPKIPGTPGGPPVTATRTRLSDGRYLAYLETGVPREKAKHRLVFVHGFDSCRHDALPISTELAQELGVYMLSFDRPGYAESDPHPARTEESIALDIAELADNLQLGRKFYLAGFSMGGEIMWSCLKYIPHRLSGVAILGPVGNYWWPGLPSNVSRDAWYQQLPRDQWAVWVAHHLPWLTYWWNTQKLFPASSVIAYNPALLSQEDEMLMAKFGYRAYMPQIRQQGEHECLHRDMMVGFGKWSWSPLQLENPFADADADDGQGAGKVHLWHGAEDLIVPVSLSRYISQKLPWVVYHELPKSGHLFPIAEGMADIIVKSLLLGDDHLSSSASQPPHSP
- the LOC100280362 gene encoding uncharacterized protein isoform X3 yields the protein MSVVGAAVQADSAATAQDPRHAGRPAGDGDQDEAQRRQVPGLSGNRRPEGEGQAQARLCPWELAQELGVYMLSFDRPGYAESDPHPARTEESIALDIAELADNLQLGRKFYLAGFSMGGEIMWSCLKYIPHRLSGVAILGPVGNYWWPGLPSNVSRDAWYQQLPRDQWAVWVAHHLPWLTYWWNTQKLFPASSVIAYNPALLSQEDEMLMAKFGYRAYMPQIRQQGEHECLHRDMMVGFGKWSWSPLQLENPFADADADDGQGAGKVHLWHGAEDLIVPVSLSRYISQKLPWVVYHELPKSGHLFPIAEGMADIIVKSLLLGDDHLSSSASQPPHSP
- the LOC100280362 gene encoding uncharacterized protein isoform X1, with the protein product MFRLARGTARKLILALLTCLSSALLYRQIQPLPPKIPGTPGGPPVTATRTRLSDGRYLAYLETGVPREKAKHRLVFVHGFDSCRHDALPISTELAQELGVYMLSFDRPGYAESDPHPARTEESIALDIAELADNLQLGRKFYLAGFSMGGEIMWSCLKYIPHRLSGVAILGPVGNYWWPGLPSNVSRDAWYQQLPRDQWAVWVAHHLPWLTYWWNTQKLFPASSVIAYNPALLSQEDEMLMAKFGYRAYMPQIRQQGEHECLHRDMMVGFGKWSWSPLQLENPFADADADDGQGAGKVHLWHGAEDLIVPVSLSRYISQKLPWVVYHELPKSGHLFPIAEGMADIIVKSLLLGDDHLSSSASQPPHSP